A window of Hordeum vulgare subsp. vulgare chromosome 5H, MorexV3_pseudomolecules_assembly, whole genome shotgun sequence genomic DNA:
CAATAGAATCATCCATGTACCGGTGTATGAAGAAACGAGGGCGCATATTTGGTGTGTCTTTCCGTATGATGTTTCCATCCTACCTACACATAGAACTATAACAATATTTTTGAGGTAAACACCTGACGACGATTGCACACATGAATACGGGAAAAGGTTCTCCAAAGGAGCAGGTGCATGTTTCATTGAATAAACAATATGTGCCCTAGGGTTCCACAATAAAAGAGGCTCATGCCAATAAAGGATAGAATGAGAACCTCGGTGTGATGCTGTTTTAAGAACCCAGTGCGAGGGCAGCGACATATAGCTCACCAGCCACCATTTTTGGGTTATAGGTTTCCGGACAACCAAGAGTGCAAGGGAGACATAGGTTGCGTGGAGCTGGACTAGCAACGTGGTATGGACAATAGAGAACATGTTCCACACCTCCTCTAGAATGGACAATGGAGCTGGACTGGCCAtgaggtatggacaatagatatgAGGGGGCTCGGACGCTATCATGCAGCATCTAACCGTGGAATCGATGAAGGTGGGGCACCCAAAGAAGAGGTGGGTCAAGTTTGGAGATGCATGGGACCCGACCAATCCCATGGCGGTGAAGGGACACACTTGGATCCATTTTGAAAATAACTATAAAATAACAAaagaattattatttttgacattCATACTAGGTGTCTTTATCGTGGCTCATATTTCCAGATGACACTTATAGTAGTGTGTTTGATAATAGAAGTATTAAAATTATACTCAATCAGCGACGATTAATATGAATTGAAGGGAATATGATTCTTTTCCCACAAGTGCGCATACACTAGGGCTTGCATTGCCCGATGGACTCGTGGAGGCCTAGTACAAGAAAGCCCCTACGTTAACATTTTAGGGCTGATACTGATGACGCATGCGACCTTTAGCTTGAGTTCTCCTATTGGATGCTCGCGTGCGTCCAATAATCGAGCTTTCGCAAAGAGTTCTCATCAGGTGGGCTGGACCAACAACAAGATTTCTAATTATCTGATAGAACAATTGCGACGATTATTTTGAGCATTTTTAGTTGGTTTTATATATTAAAATGCGGACTTTTAGAaaaaggagagtatttccatcaacttttgaaatttgcaatcattttttaaacttctgAACAAAACAATTTAATTTTCTTTCAAACATCATTTATTATAGGTGAACAGTTTCCTAATTTATGGTGAACTTTTTTAAATATAGATCGTGTTTTTTATTATATGGTGAAAACATTTGTAATATATGCCGAACATTGTCAAAAATACATACTTGACATGTATTTATATATGGAGAAACCATTTTAATACAGTGATTCTTTTGTAATATATGCTAGACATATTCAACATACACActgaacatttttataaaaacagcTGAACGATTTATTGGTATATGAACATTTACAGCGCACAATGAACTTTTTGTTATAATACGGTGAACATTTCtaaatatatgatgaatatttttCATAATATGAAACTTTTTTAATACAAAAAGAGGAAAACGCcaataaaaaaggaaagaaaaaggaaaagtaaaCAGGAAAAACAACGAAGCTTATTCGGGGGCCCTGGCAGCGAAGCCCACAAAAAGAAACTGCTCTGCATCGATGAGCCATGGGCGTCCACACTGCCCGTCGCCGGCCACCGTTTGGTACGCCGGCCGGCCGGAGCCTTTATTCGAGACACCGGGTTATGGTGCTTGCTGTTTCTTGAAGACCCCACATCTACCGGCTCCCGTACAACACGTTGGACGGAAGTGCAGATGCACCAGAACCCTATGTCGTACTTGCATGTGTTTCTAGTCGACGGCGACCTCACCTGCTGCGACCCGGTCTTCCTCCTCCGGTCCATCCATCAGCAAGCCCCACTCGCCACCCTGCTTTGATGTCACAACAGCAGCCAGCCAGGGTCATTAACTAGCGCTAgtcactactactcctactacgtaTGCGTTACGGATCGAGTATAATATAGACGTCGAGCTTCACACGCCAAATATGTATGCATACACTACGATACTCAGGCGTGTACTCCAATGCAAAGTTGTAGCTAAGATTTTCTTTTTGCGAGGTTAAAGAGAGTTTTATTTCAAAAAAGTCGGGTTACAATCTCTGAGAAAACAAGTCTTCACAGAACGGAGGGTTCGAGTTCAACCATACCGCAATACAAGCATTGGTACGGCTATAATGAGCCAGCTCATGTGCTACCCTATTCTGATCTCTACTAATTTCCAGTGGAACAAACTCTTTATCAACCATAAGAGTTTTAATCTCATCAGCTAAGTGTCCATAGGCCGACCTAGACCAAGCATCGCCCTCAATGATGGCCAAAGCGTTTGAAGAATATGAGTGGACAATGACGGACATATCCGAATGCTGCAAGGCTAGTGCCTTACCTTGCATTAAAACATGAATCTCTGCTTTCAAGGCGTCGTTACAGTTAAAGATATACCTATAAGCTGTAAATATCAACAAACCATTCTCCCTCCGTAGCACCAACCCGGCCGATGCACGGTCGTTCTGAGTAGAGAAAGATCTGTCCACAGATAGTGCCACCCATCCTATCGGTGGTGGAGACCAATGCTTAGGTGGAACATGGTTGGTGTTTGTAATTTTTACTCGGTTGTGCACAACAGATGGCATCTTTTCTTtaacaatatcctccatgctatacTCCTGCACAAGATTCAGAGATTTATAGTAGTTGTCTAAGTAGTCAATAGTTATCTGTACTATGCATCCATTCTTTTCATGTGTATGTTATTGCCCAGTTGCCAAATTCGTCATATAGTCATAATTACAAGGTCTCTAACCTGCTTCGAACAATTTATCAAGAGATGGAGTACCCAATCTTTGTCAGTATCCCTTAACATCGAATCAAGATTAATCTGAAGGTGTTGAGAGGGACTTGGGAGATTTGATTATAGGTATGGTGCGCGGTCCAATTGTACTTGGACGCCACCTTTGCGCGCGTGGTGCTTTGTTTTCCACACCTTTGCCTACTTCACATGTTTCCACGCTATGTAGTGGCCGGGTTGGCGTCGTCGCGTCCCACATCCATTCGTTCAACGTTTCACTTGTAATTCAACTCATGTAGGACTTGTCGCCGTCGAGCAGAACATTGGTCGATGGGTCCAAAGCTAAGCAATTTAATGGCGCCTCCATTGTTGTGGGTCGTTGGCCAACCCCCATTCCACTCTACTCCACGCCTTCTCGGAAGAAAAATACAGCAACGGAGAACTCCGGAGAGCACTAGTTAGCAATATTTCCACACACTCCTTTCGGCCGTGCGACGGGGCCTACTTGCCCTCACGCCTCCACTCCGGCGGGTCTATAAAGGAAAACTGCACCGGCTAGTCCATTGCCAACCACCACCGCACCTCACTCTCAACATTTCTCCTCGTCCTCGTACTTGCTAGCTCCGGAGTGAGTGTTTGATCGGTAGGAGCTCCTGAGGTAATTACTAGCAATGGCGACGCAGGGAAGAGGCAGTGCAGCCGTGGTTGTGGGCGTGCTGCTCGTCTGCGTGCTCCTGAACGCAGCGGTGGCGGATGCGGCGGTGTTCAACGTCGGCGACCGCGGCGGCTGGTCCTTCAACACCAACTCCTGGCCCGCCGGCAAGCGCTTCAAGGCCGGCGACGTCCTAGGTACgtccgtgcatgcatgcatgcatggatcgATGTATATATGCTGCATGCAAGAGTTAACTGATACCAAGTCTTTTGATGCGTACGCGCAGTGTTCAAGTACGACGCGACGGCgcacgacgtggtggcggtgagCGCGGCAGGGTACAAGACCTGCGCCAAGCCGGCCAAGGGCGCCAAGGTCTACAAGTCCGGCGCCGACCGCGTCACCCTCGCCCGCGGCACAAACTACTTCATATGCAGCATCCCCGGACACTGCCAGTCCGGCATGAAGATCGCCGTCACCGCCGCCTAGCTAGCCTCGTCCATCGTCCATCATGCACGTAACTCGTACGCGCGACGTTACGTGACACgagagtaataataataataaccaaAATAAAAGGCTGAGGGTATTATTCGTACGGTGTGTGTACTGTTTGATTTCGACTCCACCGATCGTACTTGCTGTTGTATATGCTGCCATGTGTACTGATTTTGTGCTCATATATACGAAAATAAAAATGCGTGCAACAATTATTCTTCTGGTTTTGCTATCTGTCGGTTGCCTGAATTACAAAAATGTGTCACGCGATTTTGCCTGAGAGTGTCCCAAGGCCTAGATGGAGCGTCCTCGATGAGGGCGAGCCGAGGCGCGAGGCCGGCACAAGTGCGACCATTGGTTCATAGATGATCATGGCCCAAATTTTTTTACCTTTTGATTCTTGAGAATCAGCTTTTGAAAAACTTCCTCTAGAATCAGCTTCCCCAGAATCAGCCAAAATCAGACGTCGAATTCTTTTTTGAGATTATGGTATGatattatggaacaagttgtaTGCTAAAATATATGTAACGCCATTGAACAAAAATTAGATTCTAGATTGTTAATATACTTAGATGTTTCGAACAATTTATCATCAAATATGAGCATGAATACGATTTATGATTATCTTAGATAGATAAATATTACAATAAAGAAGATTTCCGCGTTTTCTTTGCTACAAAATAAGTTTCAGTACAAATAGATTTACTAATCTCATGATACAAGACTGGTAGCAATAGCCTCATGTGTTGCGGCCATGGTACCATCATCTTCGGGTCGTAGAGCGTTGGCGCCTGTAAATGACAATGGGGGTTGCACATACGCATCATTATCAAACTTGTCAAAATGCTCATCATGCAACTTGCTATCACGAATGAAGTTGTGGAGACACATGCATGCAGTGACAATCATCTTTTGGGACTCTAGTTTGTACCATGGTATGCCTCTGAGTACTCGCTATTTCATCTTGAGAACACCGAATGATCTTTCGATGACATTTCATACAAAAGAATGACGATGGTTGAACGTATCGTGTCTACCAACGGGTGGGTGTTGTTGGAACTCCAGTACATGGTATCGTTGCCCTTTGCAGGGTGCTAGATATCCAACTATGTTTGGATATCCGGAGTCCACAAGGTAATATTTATCTAGTAAGACACGAGAAGATATTAGAAATTAACTACGTACCATCATGTACATAAGAACACAAAGACATACAAGAGATTACCTATGGGTGTGGAAAATGATCATAACGAACTATAGCATCACTCCATACACGTGTGTCATGAATAGATCTGGGCCATCCAGGAACAACAGAAGTGAACCTCATATCAAAATCACAGACTGCCATGACATTTTCATCTGTAACTCCTTTCCTATTCCTGTGTTGTGGATCCAACTCCTTAGGAACAATCACTTCAATGTGTGTTCCATCTATGGCTCCAATAGCATTTTTGAAATGAGCCAAAACTTTGTTTTTCGTAGTATAAGGtgtggttcggagaatgatggatCAATAGGCCTAATGAAATCACCAGGCATGAGGTCTACACACTCCAAAACCTCATGAAAGTTTTTGTTAATGACAGAACAACTATGTCCAAACCGATCTGCTATATTATCAGTTGTTTGGCATGCACCAAAGTCCATAAAAATTGTGCCAATGCTTCTTTCGATGATATGTTGCAAGTTGACTTAAGCCCGTACTTCTGAACCGGCAATTCATGCAATGAGTAAACACTGATCTCCTCATTATGAACATAGAGTAGAAAACTTTTGCATCTTGTTCCTTCTGTTCCACCCATTGGAGGCCAGTGACAAGGTGTAACTTTCTTGGTGCATATGACAATCTCTCATTTGACGACTCCATTTTTATAGCACATGCATACATGGCCAAATCCCATTCCTCGTCTGATTCATATGAAGTGTCCAATTCATCTGAAGTGTTCATCTGCCACATAAACATACACATGAGAGTTGAGCAACAACATAGATAAAATATCAACAATAGTTCAACATGATACAACACAATttcaaagcaaataattatgttcTGGACAAGTGAACATTACAATATGAGAGCAAAACATGTTCAAAGCAAATAGTTGGGGTTCAACGCATTTTAGGTTTGAAGCAAATAATTGAAAGCAAACGGTACATATAAGTTCACAACATTACAAGCAAATGGCTCTACTTATTCTTGTTGAGCTCCCATGTCCTCGCTATCCCTCGACGCCTTGAACTAGGTTGGTGACCCTTGAAGGTTACGAAAATATCACGATATTTCTTTTCTAGCATAATATGAGAATTATAGAAATGCACATCACTCCCAGGTTTAGCACCATCCCAAATCACCATGTCCATCATGTCTCCAATCTCCTTTATTGTTCTATCCTCTCCAGAGTTTCCCTTTCTTATTTTCCTTGCACCAAAGAGGTCAATCATATGCACAAGTGCATCAGTTTTAACAATTTCATTTCACCACTTCTCATTCATCTTAGGACTTGGCCAATAAGAACAAGACATCTTCTTCCCATTCTTGCCCCGCTTTGGGCGAGGTGTAGCTTCGACATCATAGCTTTCACAACCTGGGTCATCATCCATATTGAAGCAAGATGAACCACTCTGATATATATGTGGGAATTGGAACCCTAGAGTTCTCATTTGTGACACAAGAAGCGTCAAAcacctctctcatttttttcctcctctagtagtGAAGCATACCGGAACTTGGCAGCCACCGGATTTGCCTGCAATCAAATACCCGAACTCATGGTTAAATAATGAAACAAGAGTATCACACATTATTTGAATAACTGATACGAGGACATACCTTTATCTCCAATGCCCACCACTCATCCGAAGTTGCAATGGTcttcatatattcatctctaccAATACAAGATGTTTTTTGAGTCAATGTCTTCCACACACACACTGTACTCTGCTCTACATATATCCCATCTATTTTTCAGTTGGTCAGAAGAATAATTTCAATCGGAGCGTCCATTAAACTTTCTAACCAGCTTAGCTTTTCCTACGTTAGTCAAAGTGGTGCCGCCACGGTTACTAGCTCGCACCTCTTCTACACACGCATCCATATAAATAGTATGCGCCGCACAGTTCCAGTTTTCTTTAGGTgccttgattttcttttctttatcCAACTACAATGTATTTCCATTAGCCCATAGCCTTAGCAAAACAGAACCATTCACAAGTAGAAAAACAGACAAATGCATCCATATATCCTCTGCTTTTCTATGTACAACGATTGAACGACATGACAAACAGAGAAaatagagaggagaggagagcccACCTGAGCGAACTCCGGCGTGACGGCGTCCGGCAGCATGTGGAGTAGGCGGATTTAGTGTTGGGTGTCGGTTGTAGAGCGGCGACGAGCAGTTGCTCCGGGGATGGATGCGAGCGGAGCAGCGGCTCCGGGCCTGGAGGCGAGCGGGCGGAGCGGACGAGCGGGGTAGAGGGTCTGCGTCGGGCGGGCGGAGGAGCTGCCAGGGTGGGCTCTCAGGTGGCGGCAGCCCTGGAACCCTACCTTGAGGATGAGCGGGGAGTGTGAAATCGAGGGTGAGAGGAACGAGTCACACGACTCGTTTTCGTTCGCGCAGCTGGCCACCGGTGCCATTTCCCTAGCAATTTTGCGTTCCAAATAGTATTGTGTATAGACAAAACATTTTGTTTGGTGGAACTTATCAGAATCGCCACAATCGACCTTTTTGCTGGATTCTGCGATACACTCTCGATTGTGTTGATTGATGATTTTGAAGAAGCAAATCGTGTTATTTTAAGCTTTTGATTTTTCAAACCTAGAATCACCAGAACCGGACGAAAAGAACTGGGTCCATATCTCATACCAATGGTCGTCCATCAAGAGTTTCTGTGAACTATTTTTAAAGCCTTTCGAGAGAGAAGAAAACAACTACATAGGCCCTACAGAATTTCATAGTTGGGCAAGTGTAAAAATGTTGATGGGTAACAACAATGCCTCTCTCTCCATACTTGCATGGAAGTATGAACACAAAGGCAAAAAGATGGAGGATTAACCAATGTTTCCTTCCCTCGCCCAAGAGGTCCTCTCTAAACCTAGAGGACGCCACCACCACCTTTGTCTTCATCATAGATCGGTTCCCTTTTCTCCGACCGACCTTTTGCGGCGTTGGGAGGGACGGCGGACCGATCTATGAGTGGAGTTCTTAATAACAGCAATGTTTTTATTAGATTGGTGTAGGGTTTTGGTAACTATCGGCTTCTTCATTGGAGATGGCATTGTCTATAATAAATAATTTTCCGCCCTTGGTTTGACGACAAAATCTCCTTCTCGATGTCAATGGTGATGTTGGAAGATTTATTTTATCAAGGTACACTAGTGGAAaatgggcctttggccgggaccaatTAGTCCCGACCTGCCtctggccgggactaaaggcccggccacgtcgccccaattctcaatgcctccctcgaggctttagtcccgacccgtaaggagactttagtcccggttcgtgtcccaaaccgggactaaagggctatgcggcgggcagtggtggtggcaaccgttcgtatccccctttagtcccggttggtggctcaacccgggactaaaggactaacacgtggcctgccgtagtggtggcgaccgttggtatacctctttagtcccggttggtggctcgacccgggactaaggacccaaacggtttgcatctgcgtcgtttcgggcgatgaaaagaacgaaccgaagcgtacagtcgccatttctctgtttcttcttctctctcgctctccctctgtgttcttctcctctcttcttcccttctcttcttccaccatgccaactagctttcatgaggtgctcgcacatggcacgaccaagctccatgtcgtgtacacgaacctgagcgggGAGGTGCcgctttttcttcaacagttgaaggaactatggtttgacaacgcagtggatcatgagaagttcttggggcttgatctggagtacacggccgatcaacgcggtgttgccgtcatccaactatgcttcgcacgccatgccttgatcttccaatgggcgaggtaagttttgaggctttctttgatccaagataatgacattgtaagtttatttgtttcaatcatagttggttcccttcaaatagttgtagtgaaacaattttgattagttgaaggggagcacaatctaattggaatagtgttccataatctgaaaaatcgtattagaatcaactagtgtttaatatgttccattggaatcatagttggttcccttcaaatagttgtagtgaaacaattttgattagttgaagagaacacaatctgattggaatagtgttccataatctgaaaaatcatattagaatcaactagtgtttaatatgttccattggaatcatagttggttcgcttcaaatagttgtagtgaaacaatttttattagttgaagggaacacaatctgattggaatagtgttccacaatctgaaaaatctgattggttcaatatgttccattgaaatcatagttgtagtgatacaattttatgcggtgttctttgatccaaggttatgaaaattgaatatagctagtgatctctctaggttccattggatagcaatatgatatgtcatagtcatgacaattgcatatagctagtgatctctctaggttccactggatagctatagtgatctctctaggttccattgcatatgttctatttgaatcctaaagataattttctctttagttgtagtgaaacatgtttccttattgcagcagtatgtaacatttgttccattttaatttgtttctgttgcaggagtgacaagcattgtccagaactcatggacttccttcgcagtggCATCACTTtttcttccgttgacataaggaacgacaagctgaagatgaggcacagcttcggtattgagataccagctggttgcctcgttgatctccaaacgatattcaggcctcgacatgacaggacttcgatggctcatatggcagttgccttgatcgacgattcatatactgatatgaagaccagtttcccaaagtctcagcacaaactttgggagaagggcccacttgatgatatcaacattgagtatgcagcaaaagatgcatacgtttcatacgagttgtaccgcaagattcgagtcgtccactatggccagcgtcacctcgaggaaggtggacattctgatttagatgattcagacgagtagtgttctgaacgtcgaacacttgtatatatatctatggtagctattattatgtactgtttggagtagtatcatgtacttcttggaccaatttatatatgtctagtttctgtttgtgccattatagtttccaaatttgaatggtttagccctttctaacttcatttgctacttttgaatggtttagccctttcaaacttcatggtatcatgcatttcgaccacatatatatacaaaaagtctttagttcaaataagttcaaaaaatgaaatcccttttgtaatagatctgtttttgattaaaacagtcatttaaaaatgaaagaccattagtcccacgtggcgtgcagcggaaccacgtggcgtgccgcggaaccacttttgattaaaatagtcatttaaaaatgaatagtgttccataatctaaaaaatgaaatccctttgtaagagatgagttctcgttcgaaacgctgctacttcgagagagattgtccgttttgtacacgaactgcatccagtttttgtcgtagccctctcaactttttaacacatgctatgtgggtgaaatgatgatagcatgccaactttcaacattttcagagttcatttgtagtgcttttcaatttcagggtcaacttgctcaaaaaaaaagtaaatgcacgaaatataccaaatgaagtcagaaattgttgaaattttgtgatgttcctttgaatggtgcattttgaacacacaaaaagtatggagttcaaataagttcaaaaaatgaaatccctttgtaagagatgagttctcgttcgaaacgctgctacttcgagagagattgtccgttttgtacacgaactgcattcagtttttttcatagccctctcaactttttaacacatgctatgtgggtgaaattataatagcatgccaactttcaacattttcagagttcatttgtagtgcttttcaatttcagggtcaactagctcaaaaaaaataagtaaatgcacgaaatataccaaatgaagttagaaattgttgaaattttgtgacgtacctttgaatggtgcattttgaacacacaaaaagtatggagttcaaataagttcaaaaaaatgaaatctctttgtaagagatgagttctcgttcgaaacgctgctacttcgagagagattgtccgttttatacacgaactgcatccagtttttgtcgtagccctctcaactttttaacacatgctatgtaggtgaaatgatgatagcatgccaactttcaacattttcagagttcatttgtagtgcttttcaatttcacggtcaactagctcaaaaaaataagtaaatgcacgaaatataccgaatgaagtcagaaattgttgaaattttgtgatgtgcctttaatggtgcattttgaacacacaaaaattatggagttcaaataagttcaaaaaatgaaatccctttgtaagagatgagttctcgttcgaaacgctgctacttcgagagagattgtccgttttgtacacgaactgcatccagtttttgtcgtagccctctcaactttttaacacatgctatgtgggtgaaatgatgaaagcatgccaactttcaacattttcagagttcatttgtagtgcttttcaatttcagggtcaactagctcaaaaaaataagtaaatgcacgaaatataccaaatgaagtcagaaattgttgaaattttgtgatgtgcctttgaatggtgcagtttgaacacacaaaaagtatggagttcaaataagttcaaaaaaatgaaatccctttgtaagagatgagttctcgttcgaaacgctgctacttcgagagagattgtccgttttgtacacgaactgcatccagtttttttcgtagccctctcaactttttaacacatgctatgtgggtgaaatgatgatagcatgccaacttccaacattttcagagttcatttgtagtgcttttcaatttcagggtcaactagctcaaaaaaataagtaaatgcacgaaatataccaaatgaagttagaaattgttgaaattttgtgatgtgcctttgaatggtgcattttgaacacacaaaaagtatggagttcaaataagttcaaaaaaatgaaatctctttgtaagagatgagttctcgttcgaaacgctgctacttcgagagagattgtccgttttgtacacgaactgcatccagtttttgtcgtagccctctcaactttttaacacatgctatgtgggtgaaatgatgatagcatgccaactttcaacattttcagagttcatttgtagtgcttttcaatttcacggtcaactagctaaaaaataagtaaatgcacgaaatataccgaatgaagtcagaaattgttgaaattttgtgatgtgcctttaatggtgcattttgagaacacaaaaagtatggagttcaaataagttcaaaaaaatgaaatccctttgtaagagatgagtcctcgttcgaaacgctgctacttcgagagataatagtttggatagtcaaaattattaattatgaaaataaaaaatagttttgcattatttattcaatttgaaacacttttcattatcatagttttgtcaaattctcaaatatgcaaaaagaatttttaagaaacagagtttttaattgaaaataacaaaatagataattgtttggatagtcaaaattattaattatgaaaataaaaaatagttttgcattatttattcaatttgaaacacttttcattatcatagttttgtcaaattctcaaatatgcaaaaataatttttaataaacatagtttttaattgaaaataacaaaatagataatagtttggatagtcaaaattattaattatgaaaataaaaaatagttttgcattatttattcaatttgaaacacttttcgttatcatagttttgtcaaattctcaaatatgcaaaaagaatttttaataaacgtagtttttaattgaaaataacaaaatagataatagttcggatagtcaaaattattaattatgaaaataaaaaatagttttgcattatttatgcaat
This region includes:
- the LOC123395115 gene encoding chemocyanin-like, with the translated sequence MATQGRGSAAVVVGVLLVCVLLNAAVADAAVFNVGDRGGWSFNTNSWPAGKRFKAGDVLVFKYDATAHDVVAVSAAGYKTCAKPAKGAKVYKSGADRVTLARGTNYFICSIPGHCQSGMKIAVTAA